The Dreissena polymorpha isolate Duluth1 chromosome 4, UMN_Dpol_1.0, whole genome shotgun sequence region CATTTGAGGATACTTTCATAACATTTCGTCGCATGTTATACGAGATATGGTGAGGACACGAACACGGAGGcttaaacctttgaccttgagatATGATCTTGACCTGCATTGAACATTACTGACTGATGCCTTTATCATTTGATGAACCTTGAAAAAAGTCATTAAACTTATTTATCAGATATGGAAAAGACACACAAGTGTTACGGACAAACTTACGGACTTACGGACGGACGAATTGACTGAAAGACGAACTGTAGGACGAAAGCACGAAGGGCATTCATATAATTTCTTGCTCACTTTTCGGCCACAGAGTAATAAATCACTTCAGCAATATTCAAAATGTACGTCAGATGCAAAGTAAGTTTAGACTGAATGACAATAATTCTAATAACATATCGTTACAATTGTAATGGGTTAACTATACAAAGGGAATATAAGTTATATACAAGTGCATTTACTGAGTCACAAATTAACGACCATCTTCGCACATACACTTACTAATTTAATTAAatcaaacgtttttttttgtctttAGTTTTTAAAGTGCAATACATAATTGATGTATCGAATCCATTTTTTATGTGTAGTTTTTAATGTAATACTGTTCACATCTGTTGTAACTTTCAATACCCATTagcaaaatacatttttgttgtccTTCAGTGTGCATCACCCTTTTGAATGTTTCCCACTCATCCGCTGTTGGTATTTCAGATGATTGTCCCGAATCTGTACTATCTGGCATACCATGTGTTGTGCTGACATTAGACTGTATGGGAGTACTGTAAGTTGCACTGCGCGGAACATCATATGGGCTGTGTCCTATATTCGATTGTCTTGATGACGATGCATTAGCTTGATCGGTGTATTGCCAGTTGTATGGCTGTTGGCTGTTTCCCACAACGTGCCAAGTTCCTGAAGCATTTGTGTTAATTGTGTTGTGCCTGTCTTGTCTTTGATAGCCACTCATACTCGCCTGTCCAACTGATGCGGCAATTTTATTTTGTGAGATATGTAATGGCTGACCTTGATGAGCGCTTATACCCGCTGGTCCAGTCGATGTATTTATCGGGAACTGTGTGTGAATCAAGTTCTGTCCTCCATGGCCGCTTAAACCAGCCTCTCCAGTTGATGTATCCATTGGGTACTGTGTATTGTTTTCTTCTTGATGACAGCTTATTTCTGCCTGCCGAGATGACGCGTTCATTGGGTACTGGGAGTACGGCATGGTCTGTCCTTGACGGCCGCTTACTCCATCGAGGTATGTCCTCGTAATATTTGGGTTATGTGTGTTATTCAAGTTCTGTTCTTGATGTCCGCTTACACAAGGTGTTGAATTGTATGTGTTGTTATCATCAGTTTTGTCGTTGAGTGTTTTCACTCTCCGATTTTCTTCTTCAGTATTTGGTTTGAAACCCTTATTTTCAGAATGATCAAGTACACTCTGCCTGGGATCGATATCTCCAGCACGTTCATCTTTCATTGTGTGCTGCTCACGTTGTGCTACCATTTCCTGTTGTAATGATTCAGATGTAGGTCTATTAGTTGTTTGCCTGGTTTTACCAATTTTATATGCCTGTGCTACACCTTTAACAAGTGTAGAACCTCTGTCATGCAATAACAGAGCTGGCCATACAAGATACTGCACGTTATCACCACTCTGAGTGTAGGGCTTATACAGCTCCGTGTTAAATTTGGAATCTGCCTGTGGCAAAGCGGCGATAACTACAGGTGGATCTTGTGCATTCATCAACCAACACACCTTCAAACATGCCTCCACGTATTGTGATATCTCATGTGTGGTAACTATTTGCAAGTAGTCTTTTGCGACGTGTTTCTGAATGTATTCCTGAATAAAATATTCGTAAGATTAGCTTTAAATGAAGAATGTATTGCTCAAAAGAATGTTACGCACTATGGTTTGACATTTGTTTTCAGTATGCACAATAAAGTGTAGATAAAAAGACAATACTCACCTGAAAAATTGCTTTAACACTCAACTCTGCAGTGTATTTCCTAAATTCTTTCACTTGTGTTTTTAGTTCAAGCGAGTCAGCTTTTTGGTCTACCTAAAAccatgtaaaaaataatataatataaataattgcaaaaaatgtGGCATACACGCAACTTTCtatggaaggaaaggttaaataAAAACGATGGATTTAGATACAAGATAACAATGTTATCCGTACgtcaaaaccaaaataaagatTATTTGAAAGGTACTTCATTTTGTTAAGAAAAAGTATTTTCTTTTGATCTTTTTCAGAGATTGATTGAATTCCCCTACTGGTTTTCAAATCTATATCATGCGATATTTCAAAAAGTACTTAAGCTGTGTATCTTGTTAAAGAGCCATACGTTGAGTATGCACATTATGTCAGCGTTGTTTTTTCGTCAGAAAAAATCTTGTTTATATGGTTACCATGAAAAAAtgaggatcctgcgataactagaAAAGCACTCAAAACTAGGTATGtggatagaaggcaacatgggaatatgcacgttatttaaGATTTTCCGTTGGTATAAAAATTTGTATtacttttgttataaaataaatacgaACTGTGCGATAAATCGAGATCCTGTGATAACTGTAAAATAATTGAGGCTCGTTTAATGAAACGCGGTATGTGGTAAGTGACCATTACGAAGAAAATGCTCGTCATTTCAGCGTTTCTGTTTTTAACAGTTGTGGTTGTTATGGTTTCATTCGTTTGTGAACACCGGCCTACAAATCTTGCTCTTGTGTTAACTCGATAAATAAGGAAGGCTGATGAAATTCGGTATGTGGCTAGAGGAACATACGGGCCAGATAGACAAAGTGTGGTTTATTTACTTCCAGAAATAAGTAAAAACTTAAATATTGATCCTGCAAAATCTAATCTACGTACCCGGGTCTACGTACTAGCCAGGCTCATTAAATTGTCAACACGGATAGAGGACCATATAGGGAATATGCATGTGATTTCAGTTGTTGTCTTTATATCAAATTGAACTTGCTGATATTACCGAAAAAATTGAACAATAAATATTGATCAACATATTAAAGGTTGTGACAATGCTCTTGTTGATATTATTACACCATGCTTATGTTAGCATATTGTATACATAAAatgagttttattttgtttgtatcaTTGATGCCAcagatttataattattatcaattgGATGACTGCTTTATGTCAAAATTGAAGACGCCCACATGTACAGgtgttttgaatttattttaattaagtgTATTTTTCAACCAAAATGAACGCATATAGAATATTTTATTAAGCTTCTTAAACCACGTGTTGATATTTATTTCTCGAATGTAaacagttaaaggggccttttcacgctttggtaatttgacaaaattgaaaaaagtggtttcagattcgcaaattttcgttttagctatgatatttgtgaggaaacagtaatactgaacattttccatgctctaaaatagcctttatatgcatcttttgacgatttaaagtcctgacaattataaagcgttgcatcgcgaaacgattgaataatttggagaattctgttgttgtcgttatattttgtgaaacaacgaggatcgcttatatgaagAATAAAATTCTTCTTGCATTGTGGAAGggaggatggccgagtggtctaatgcgcagactttttactccaggactccagaggtcagtggttagAGTCCTAGTGTgggttacctt contains the following coding sequences:
- the LOC127876537 gene encoding uncharacterized protein LOC127876537 — translated: MSNNKNKNSPASMGASASKPYVRDDSSTNATGQRVDSRNRFMVNVDKGSSSVDASYAEKVKSKSPQNQPGAKSQLATHSAGETADVHKPPLLAVTSEHKTGTMEGIVIPHDSLPCESVETLFGALEALQNALPSAKTEIPKLLNAIKENENLQEKVEKLERSIQVTNDAKDKDKNTYLAKYKELKSSEVIIQKKYNDSLKELAEANKTNKEFADEVKRLMAHEQSLRLENQHLRKELEDSRRSSEKSSQELSECKSRLSKLLSNKLTENNPQIADLSDTNRPTKLGEKHSELYDNQWTNAFEVLEETSNNEEKTIQDLLNLYLSVYTFCKEKARDQIDQLKQVAYMWGSEVDQKADSLELKTQVKEFRKYTAELSVKAIFQEYIQKHVAKDYLQIVTTHEISQYVEACLKVCWLMNAQDPPVVIAALPQADSKFNTELYKPYTQSGDNVQYLVWPALLLHDRGSTLVKGVAQAYKIGKTRQTTNRPTSESLQQEMVAQREQHTMKDERAGDIDPRQSVLDHSENKGFKPNTEEENRRVKTLNDKTDDNNTYNSTPCVSGHQEQNLNNTHNPNITRTYLDGVSGRQGQTMPYSQYPMNASSRQAEISCHQEENNTQYPMDTSTGEAGLSGHGGQNLIHTQFPINTSTGPAGISAHQGQPLHISQNKIAASVGQASMSGYQRQDRHNTINTNASGTWHVVGNSQQPYNWQYTDQANASSSRQSNIGHSPYDVPRSATYSTPIQSNVSTTHGMPDSTDSGQSSEIPTADEWETFKRVMHTEGQQKCILLMGIESYNRCEQYYIKNYT